One stretch of Bordetella avium DNA includes these proteins:
- a CDS encoding fimbria/pilus outer membrane usher protein, which translates to MKPLRHLLRNGSAALVLALTPAAAALAQEEAVFDSRFLHRSPGQPPVDLSVFAKSNRVVAGPHDVMMRLNELPIGRREVDFERVEGKLDAQPCLPVPFLEEIGVNVQALPALLNPDLPACGALAALPGAIAQYNPDTNLLNLYIPQAMLKRRARGVVDRSLWDDGTTAFWTSYRLSYGQTRYSGDYGNDRNTTTFLSVRNGFNLGEWRFRANGSYYRNAGNTDWNWNDFYAQRGLPAWRGLMRLGDSSTSGRVFNAVRLRGVQLQSDDGMLPDSLRGYAPVVRGIAQGNSKVTIRQNGVVLYSTFVPAGPFVIDDLYSTPGGGDLEVEIEEIGGRTTRYFQPFAALPVMMREGVWNYNFGAGQYRHNYNTSRPYVGQFTLAYGLPLGMTAYGGAMAAQQGYQAGSLGIAFNMAYLGAISFDDTLSRSEDAQGKRQTGHALRLQYAKSFAEIGTDFTLAGYRYNSSGFRSLEDAVRDREYNKGYRYDRYTGQVYSNLYTRQHEYQLSLSQRIANRASISFNYYGVTYRNAPYNSTFSQLSFSSYVGRVGYAINYGINRSAWGERSNTVMLSLTIPLGGRHSAGYSISHGNDQGTSNDVSLSGSLTDDTSLTYALQTGLSSGGNAEGNRGSHGYASLGYSAPLAVINVNHGYSRNSSNSSVDISGALVIDDKGPLVGQSIGETAVIVDAPGAAGATVASYPGVRTNSQGRALVPYASPFRENRIALAAGDDDPDATLKQNVQNVVPTRGAIVVAKFDTEIGRTVFLVLRRADGSFLPFGSSIFDADGQQRGIVGPVGRVWLSGITGAARFTVKTNSTDCAFQIDSAQEKTSGTPLAKELVCG; encoded by the coding sequence GTGAAACCACTTCGCCACCTTCTTCGCAACGGCAGCGCGGCGTTGGTGCTGGCGCTGACGCCGGCTGCGGCTGCGCTTGCACAAGAAGAAGCCGTGTTCGACAGCCGTTTCTTGCATCGCAGCCCGGGTCAGCCGCCGGTGGATCTATCCGTATTCGCTAAGTCAAACCGCGTTGTCGCAGGCCCTCATGACGTCATGATGCGGCTTAATGAGCTGCCGATAGGCAGGCGGGAGGTCGATTTCGAACGCGTCGAGGGCAAACTGGATGCGCAGCCCTGCCTGCCCGTCCCCTTTCTGGAAGAAATCGGGGTGAATGTTCAGGCGCTGCCGGCGCTACTGAACCCGGACCTGCCTGCCTGTGGCGCGCTCGCCGCTTTGCCTGGCGCCATCGCCCAGTACAACCCCGATACCAACCTGCTCAATCTCTACATCCCGCAAGCCATGCTCAAGCGCCGTGCGCGCGGCGTGGTGGACCGCTCTTTATGGGACGACGGTACGACCGCCTTCTGGACCAGCTACCGCCTCTCCTATGGGCAGACGCGTTATTCGGGCGATTACGGTAACGATAGAAACACCACCACCTTTTTGAGTGTGCGCAATGGCTTCAATCTGGGGGAATGGCGTTTTCGCGCCAACGGCAGCTACTACCGCAATGCCGGAAACACTGACTGGAACTGGAATGACTTTTATGCCCAGCGCGGCCTTCCCGCATGGCGTGGGCTGATGCGCCTGGGGGATAGCAGCACCTCGGGGCGCGTTTTCAACGCGGTACGCCTGCGTGGCGTGCAGCTGCAGTCCGATGATGGCATGCTGCCCGATAGCCTACGCGGTTACGCGCCCGTGGTGCGCGGTATTGCACAGGGCAATTCCAAAGTCACCATACGCCAAAATGGCGTGGTGCTTTACAGCACCTTCGTGCCAGCCGGCCCCTTCGTGATCGATGACCTCTATTCGACGCCGGGTGGCGGAGACCTGGAGGTCGAGATCGAAGAAATCGGCGGGCGCACGACACGTTATTTCCAACCCTTCGCCGCCTTGCCCGTGATGATGCGAGAGGGCGTATGGAACTACAACTTCGGCGCGGGCCAGTACCGGCATAACTACAACACCTCGCGTCCCTATGTCGGGCAATTCACGCTGGCCTATGGCTTGCCGCTGGGCATGACAGCCTATGGCGGTGCGATGGCCGCGCAGCAAGGCTATCAAGCGGGCTCCCTGGGTATTGCCTTCAACATGGCTTATCTGGGCGCCATTTCGTTCGACGACACGCTATCCCGTTCGGAGGACGCGCAGGGCAAGCGGCAAACTGGACACGCCCTGCGGCTGCAGTATGCCAAGTCTTTCGCTGAAATCGGCACCGACTTCACCCTGGCCGGCTATCGCTATAACTCCTCGGGCTTTCGCAGCCTCGAAGACGCCGTGCGTGACCGCGAATACAACAAAGGTTACCGCTATGACCGCTACACCGGCCAAGTCTATAGCAATCTCTACACGCGTCAGCACGAGTACCAGCTTTCGCTCTCGCAGCGCATCGCCAACCGGGCATCGATCTCCTTTAATTACTACGGCGTTACCTATCGCAATGCGCCGTACAATTCCACGTTCAGCCAGTTGAGCTTCTCGAGCTATGTCGGCCGCGTGGGCTACGCCATCAACTACGGGATTAACCGCAGCGCCTGGGGTGAGCGCAGCAACACGGTCATGCTGTCCCTCACCATTCCTTTGGGCGGCCGGCATTCCGCAGGATATAGCATCAGCCACGGCAACGATCAGGGCACGAGCAATGACGTGAGCCTCAGCGGCTCGCTCACCGACGACACCTCCCTGACCTATGCTTTGCAAACCGGCCTCAGTTCGGGAGGTAACGCTGAGGGTAATCGTGGGTCGCACGGCTATGCATCGCTCGGCTATTCCGCGCCCTTGGCCGTGATCAACGTAAACCACGGTTATTCGCGCAACAGCTCCAACAGCAGTGTCGATATCTCCGGCGCGCTGGTGATTGACGACAAGGGGCCCTTGGTGGGTCAGTCCATCGGCGAAACCGCCGTTATCGTGGACGCGCCGGGCGCGGCCGGGGCGACGGTGGCTTCCTATCCCGGCGTGCGCACCAACAGCCAGGGACGCGCTCTCGTACCCTATGCCTCGCCGTTCCGGGAGAACCGCATCGCCTTGGCTGCGGGCGATGATGATCCTGACGCCACGCTCAAGCAGAACGTGCAAAATGTGGTGCCGACAAGGGGGGCCATTGTCGTGGCCAAGTTCGATACCGAAATCGGCCGCACCGTCTTTCTGGTGCTGCGTCGTGCGGACGGGAGTTTTCTACCTTTCGGTTCCTCGATTTTTGACGCGGACGGACAGCAGCGCGGGATCGTGGGTCCGGTCGGCCGCGTATGGCTATCCGGCATCACGGGCGCGGCGCGCTTTACGGTCAAGACCAACTCAACCGACTGCGCCTTCCAGATTGATAGCGCGCAGGAAAAGACCTCTGGCACACCGCTCGCCAAGGAGCTTGTATGCGGATGA
- a CDS encoding fimbrial protein, protein MRMTSYIQALSRACLMSLSLAPIVAFLPGDPAHAGPLDMRAAAAADENGPGGCSINNGGTTPRGNRYDAYNSAAQQHKVTSERTTFAPVRDYARGELLFSAIKTLPFYTGSAQGQAAAVYGCKLGVVEMFSEFGGHPAVSGLDHTYETGVPGIGYRVYYYYSETGSSPLGQQTIPNPFASGVLVAPFSRSDTGEVLYARIDFIATGEPIKAGNILAATIGGRSTLIGGGVTPAALYSVQLASNVIVTAPTCQIRGGGVATMTLPDVPLTDLQSNGVGPTSELQLTVDCAASSSSAPGITISTANTVAGVPGTLANLDTGTGAAQGVGVELFYIEPSNRTYITPIFGQRDDSMGSSASGDSFTKSWNFGFAARLKRLSESSTLKAGTVNAIATLTFTYN, encoded by the coding sequence ATGCGGATGACCTCGTACATCCAGGCGCTGAGTCGCGCCTGCCTAATGAGCTTGAGCCTGGCGCCGATTGTCGCTTTTTTACCGGGTGACCCGGCTCATGCCGGGCCCTTGGATATGCGCGCGGCGGCCGCTGCGGATGAAAATGGGCCAGGAGGGTGCTCGATTAACAATGGTGGGACCACTCCTCGCGGCAACCGCTACGATGCCTACAACTCAGCGGCGCAGCAGCACAAAGTCACGTCTGAGCGCACGACATTCGCCCCAGTCAGAGACTATGCGCGCGGCGAGTTGCTCTTCTCAGCAATCAAAACCTTGCCCTTTTACACGGGGTCGGCGCAAGGTCAGGCCGCTGCGGTGTATGGCTGCAAACTGGGCGTCGTAGAAATGTTCAGCGAGTTTGGCGGGCACCCTGCGGTATCGGGCCTGGACCACACTTACGAAACCGGTGTGCCGGGCATCGGCTATAGGGTGTACTACTATTACTCCGAAACGGGAAGCTCCCCGCTAGGCCAGCAAACCATCCCCAACCCTTTCGCCTCCGGCGTGCTGGTTGCGCCATTCAGCAGAAGTGATACCGGCGAAGTGTTGTACGCCCGGATCGACTTCATCGCCACAGGCGAACCCATCAAGGCCGGCAATATTCTTGCCGCCACGATAGGCGGAAGATCTACGCTCATAGGGGGTGGGGTGACGCCGGCCGCCTTGTACAGCGTGCAACTGGCCTCCAATGTCATTGTGACTGCGCCCACTTGCCAGATTCGAGGCGGCGGCGTTGCCACCATGACGCTGCCTGATGTCCCGCTCACCGACCTGCAATCCAACGGTGTTGGCCCGACGAGCGAACTCCAATTGACAGTGGATTGCGCGGCCAGCAGCTCTTCGGCGCCCGGCATCACCATCTCAACGGCGAACACCGTGGCAGGCGTCCCCGGCACACTGGCCAATCTCGACACGGGCACGGGCGCCGCCCAGGGGGTGGGCGTCGAGTTGTTCTATATCGAGCCGAGCAACAGGACTTATATCACGCCGATATTTGGGCAACGCGACGATTCAATGGGTAGTTCGGCCAGCGGCGACAGCTTTACCAAAAGCTGGAACTTTGGTTTCGCGGCCCGCCTGAAGCGGCTCAGTGAAAGTTCTACGCTCAAGGCAGGCACGGTCAATGCCATTGCCACCTTGACCTTCACCTACAACTAG
- a CDS encoding acyl carrier protein — protein MSPFLPTQAMMQNLPIDPVLPEDAVLRGKLAKIIAGVCRCEPEPLLDDQPFTTVITQFDSLAILEILLEVETEFHIATDEMLPSDPANNTTEITAVFPANLSALVSYMHEVVARRAKGQAATDDHEARRRARLAAATRNENNTTP, from the coding sequence ATGTCACCATTCCTGCCCACGCAAGCCATGATGCAAAATCTGCCGATCGATCCCGTACTCCCCGAAGACGCTGTGCTGCGCGGCAAGCTGGCGAAAATCATCGCCGGTGTCTGCCGCTGCGAGCCTGAGCCGCTGCTAGATGACCAGCCTTTCACCACCGTCATCACGCAGTTCGATTCGCTCGCCATTCTGGAAATTCTGCTCGAGGTTGAAACCGAGTTTCACATCGCCACCGACGAAATGCTGCCTAGCGATCCGGCAAACAACACGACGGAGATCACTGCGGTGTTCCCGGCCAATCTCAGCGCTCTGGTCAGCTATATGCATGAAGTGGTGGCGAGGCGCGCCAAGGGCCAGGCCGCCACGGATGATCACGAAGCACGCAGGCGGGCGCGGCTTGCGGCCGCCACGAGAAACGAAAACAATACGACGCCCTGA
- a CDS encoding beta-ketoacyl synthase N-terminal-like domain-containing protein, translated as MERRSVVITAIGMVTALGDTAAATFEALVDGRCGVGRHPQEDIDHPVGFVRADISAGLHPSQVRAMDRVTVMAQHAATEALQQAALNTQQQSCCGVFFGTGIGGVSILCEGVEAYYGIVPKRPVLIVPATMPNASAAYLAQQLKSQQEAQTYAHRLFSRCGCNR; from the coding sequence ATGGAACGCAGATCTGTTGTGATTACGGCGATCGGCATGGTCACCGCTTTGGGAGACACTGCCGCCGCAACGTTCGAGGCCTTGGTGGACGGCCGGTGCGGGGTAGGCCGGCATCCGCAAGAAGATATTGATCATCCGGTCGGTTTCGTTCGGGCGGACATCTCTGCCGGCCTACACCCCAGTCAGGTGCGCGCCATGGACCGCGTGACGGTCATGGCCCAGCATGCGGCTACCGAAGCCTTGCAGCAGGCGGCGCTGAATACGCAGCAACAATCATGCTGCGGCGTGTTTTTCGGCACGGGCATCGGTGGTGTGTCCATCCTCTGTGAGGGCGTTGAGGCCTATTACGGCATCGTTCCTAAACGACCCGTGCTGATCGTTCCCGCCACCATGCCCAATGCTTCGGCCGCCTATCTGGCCCAGCAACTCAAATCTCAACAAGAAGCGCAGACCTATGCGCACCGCCTGTTCAGCAGGTGCGGTTGCAATCGGTGA
- a CDS encoding beta-ketoacyl-[acyl-carrier-protein] synthase family protein, with protein MRTACSAGAVAIGEAFRRIRDGYLDVAIAGGAEAMLTPVVFSGWKQLHVLATPAEGQGVCRPFSLGRTGIALAEGAAWLMLESAEHAAARGAQPLAELCGYGVSNDGTHPLRPDPQGQALAMSRCLADAGLAPEAVGYLNAHATGTLVGDRIETAAIRQVFGAHAEQLPVSSIKGALGHAIGAAGAIEAAVTALAVQRGVVPPTLFFEPGDEQCNLDYISEGGRALPSLNVALSNAFGMGGNNAVLAFRKAG; from the coding sequence ATGCGCACCGCCTGTTCAGCAGGTGCGGTTGCAATCGGTGAAGCCTTTCGTCGCATCCGGGACGGCTATCTCGATGTGGCCATCGCGGGCGGTGCGGAAGCGATGCTGACCCCTGTCGTGTTTTCCGGTTGGAAGCAGTTGCATGTCTTGGCGACACCAGCCGAAGGGCAGGGGGTGTGCCGTCCTTTCAGCCTCGGGCGCACCGGCATTGCGCTAGCCGAAGGCGCAGCCTGGCTGATGCTCGAATCGGCCGAGCATGCGGCCGCGCGCGGCGCCCAGCCCTTGGCCGAACTGTGCGGCTATGGCGTCAGCAATGATGGCACACATCCTCTGCGACCGGACCCGCAAGGACAGGCGCTTGCGATGTCGCGCTGTCTGGCCGACGCGGGACTGGCGCCCGAAGCGGTGGGTTATCTGAATGCGCACGCCACCGGAACACTGGTCGGTGACCGCATCGAGACTGCCGCCATCCGGCAGGTGTTCGGGGCGCACGCGGAGCAATTGCCCGTCAGCAGCATCAAGGGCGCCCTCGGGCATGCCATCGGGGCTGCGGGTGCGATTGAAGCTGCGGTAACTGCCCTGGCGGTGCAGCGCGGTGTTGTGCCACCGACGCTCTTCTTCGAGCCAGGCGATGAACAATGCAATCTGGACTACATCAGCGAAGGGGGCCGCGCGCTGCCGTCTTTGAACGTCGCGCTGAGCAACGCCTTCGGCATGGGCGGCAATAACGCCGTGTTGGCCTTTCGTAAAGCCGGGTAG
- a CDS encoding response regulator transcription factor has product MRWRAQVLNVYVTEQTDDLAAAAGAALDVSARFLVTFQYFSRVTAMKIRIILADDHPALLAGIQHQFSNFPTLEVVGLARESGELISLLEKVPCDVVVTDYAMPGGRFSDGMALILYLRRTYPNIKLIVFTAMDNGAISQELAKLGVHAVLNKVNDTNHLVSAIHAAYAGSTYDRPNQARTARPEAEQSEFKPLSRRELEVIRLYISGLSVQEIADQLHRTKQTISSQKSSAMRKLDITRDADLFRFAYEISAASQEDISSSLLQRPGLESAVPTA; this is encoded by the coding sequence TTGCGCTGGCGCGCCCAGGTCCTTAACGTTTACGTCACCGAACAAACCGATGATCTAGCCGCTGCAGCTGGCGCGGCATTGGATGTTTCCGCCCGGTTTCTCGTCACATTCCAGTATTTCTCCAGAGTGACCGCCATGAAAATTCGTATCATTCTCGCCGATGACCACCCAGCCCTGCTGGCGGGTATCCAACATCAATTCAGCAATTTTCCGACGCTTGAGGTGGTCGGGCTTGCTCGTGAATCGGGCGAACTCATCAGCCTATTGGAGAAGGTGCCCTGCGATGTTGTCGTGACGGATTACGCCATGCCGGGCGGAAGGTTTAGCGATGGCATGGCCTTGATCCTGTATTTGCGCCGCACCTATCCCAACATCAAGCTGATTGTTTTCACGGCGATGGATAATGGTGCGATCAGCCAAGAGTTGGCCAAGCTGGGTGTGCACGCCGTGTTGAACAAGGTGAACGACACCAACCATCTGGTATCGGCCATTCACGCCGCGTACGCGGGCTCGACCTATGACCGGCCGAATCAGGCCCGTACAGCACGCCCCGAAGCTGAGCAAAGTGAGTTCAAGCCGCTGTCCCGGCGCGAGCTGGAAGTCATCCGGCTATATATTTCGGGCCTTTCTGTGCAAGAGATCGCGGATCAACTACACCGGACCAAGCAGACCATCAGCTCGCAGAAATCGAGCGCCATGCGCAAACTGGATATCACCAGGGACGCGGATCTGTTCCGCTTTGCTTATGAGATCAGTGCGGCCTCGCAAGAGGACATCTCATCTTCCCTGCTTCAAAGACCTGGCCTCGAGTCGGCAGTGCCAACCGCCTAG
- a CDS encoding ankyrin repeat domain-containing protein, with the protein MKAGNWMAALVLTAPMLTVSAQAAKAEAPGNWWFYVHNDRPADLRALLAQGADPNVRFTNGQPAIMRAVVDGAWGVFDVLAANPRTDVNIENPAGETPLMYLAVAGQTERAKALIARGAQVNRLGWTPLHYAASKGQVDTARLLLNKGALVNAPSSEGRTPLMMAAYSGNRDMVQLLLDAGADPTSRDLKDQSAADWAQAGKWGALSEELQRVADSAWRKREAQRGQPSREPAAAVAPAPTPAVPLPPPASNTVQGVSGLRLNGYD; encoded by the coding sequence ATGAAGGCAGGGAACTGGATGGCGGCGCTGGTACTGACGGCCCCCATGCTGACGGTCTCGGCGCAGGCCGCTAAGGCCGAAGCGCCGGGCAACTGGTGGTTTTATGTTCACAACGACCGTCCCGCCGATCTGCGGGCGCTGTTGGCCCAGGGCGCAGACCCCAATGTGCGCTTTACGAATGGTCAGCCTGCCATTATGCGGGCCGTGGTCGATGGCGCCTGGGGCGTGTTCGATGTGCTGGCCGCGAATCCCCGCACGGATGTCAATATCGAGAACCCGGCAGGCGAAACGCCGCTGATGTATCTGGCCGTGGCGGGCCAGACCGAGCGGGCGAAAGCGCTCATCGCCCGTGGCGCCCAGGTCAACCGTCTGGGATGGACGCCGCTGCACTATGCAGCGTCGAAAGGCCAGGTCGATACGGCCCGGCTGCTGCTGAACAAGGGCGCCTTGGTCAATGCGCCATCGTCCGAGGGGCGCACGCCACTTATGATGGCCGCCTATTCGGGCAATCGGGACATGGTGCAACTTCTGCTCGATGCTGGCGCAGATCCGACTTCGCGCGATCTCAAGGACCAGAGCGCTGCGGACTGGGCCCAGGCCGGTAAATGGGGAGCGTTGTCAGAGGAACTGCAACGGGTTGCCGACAGTGCCTGGCGCAAACGCGAGGCGCAGCGGGGACAGCCCTCCCGCGAGCCGGCCGCTGCTGTGGCGCCTGCCCCGACTCCTGCCGTGCCCCTGCCGCCACCCGCTTCGAACACCGTACAGGGTGTGTCCGGCCTGCGTCTGAACGGCTACGATTGA
- a CDS encoding TatD family hydrolase: protein MYVDSHCHLNFPELAADLPAVLDRMAANQVTHALVVSVNMPEWPGLMELVRPHRNLWASVGVHPDYEDTPDPSAETLVQLAQDPKVVAIGETGLDYYRLSEPLDWQRERFRRHIRAARDAGLPLIIHTRNSAADTVRILEEEGAHEVGGVMHCFTETWEIAQAAMDLNFHISLSGIVTFKNAGVVHEVGRNMPLDRLLIETDAPYLAPVPYRGKLNDPSKVIHVAEKIAELQGISAAEVARASTENFFKLFSKIER from the coding sequence ATGTACGTAGACTCTCATTGCCATTTGAATTTCCCCGAGCTTGCTGCTGATCTTCCCGCCGTGCTGGACCGCATGGCGGCGAATCAGGTGACGCACGCATTGGTCGTGAGCGTGAACATGCCTGAATGGCCCGGCCTGATGGAATTGGTACGCCCGCATCGCAATTTGTGGGCATCCGTGGGAGTGCATCCGGATTACGAAGATACGCCCGACCCCTCGGCCGAAACGCTCGTGCAACTGGCGCAGGACCCCAAAGTGGTCGCCATCGGTGAGACCGGGTTGGACTACTATCGCTTGAGCGAACCCCTGGATTGGCAGCGTGAGCGTTTTCGCCGGCATATCCGCGCCGCGCGCGACGCGGGGCTGCCGCTCATCATCCATACCCGCAATTCGGCCGCCGACACGGTGCGCATCCTCGAGGAGGAGGGCGCTCACGAAGTCGGCGGCGTGATGCATTGTTTTACCGAAACCTGGGAAATCGCTCAGGCGGCGATGGACTTGAACTTCCATATTTCGCTCTCGGGCATCGTGACCTTCAAGAATGCAGGGGTCGTTCATGAAGTGGGCCGCAATATGCCGCTGGACCGGCTTTTGATCGAAACCGACGCGCCCTATCTGGCACCGGTGCCCTATCGGGGCAAGCTCAATGACCCGTCCAAGGTGATCCATGTGGCGGAAAAGATCGCAGAATTGCAGGGCATCAGCGCGGCCGAGGTGGCGCGCGCATCAACTGAAAATTTCTTCAAACTTTTCAGTAAGATAGAGCGATAA
- the holB gene encoding DNA polymerase III subunit delta' — protein MSLAQFAPWHLETARAWLGQRERFAHAWLIHGSAGIGKLDFAAAAAASLLCESPHAGLACGACPACAWVSSGNHPDLRRVRPDALALEEGAEDAESGEEDSATAAKKTPSKDIRIDQVRALESWFNTATHRGGWRVALVYPAHALNAVSANALLKVLEEPPAHTVFLLVADAPDRLLPTLLSRCRRLPLAMPDAQTARRWLEEQGVNQAQDWLAAAGGAPLAARRLAAHSDTPVPVWLRSLIDSLAPGRMADVGALAESLEKLPAAEWLDTLQRFFTDLNLAAHGAAPRYFPSLASGMATIASHSQPAHLAETGRWLTRQRALAGHPLNAKLFAHAALQRVVLSCQP, from the coding sequence ATGAGCCTGGCGCAATTTGCTCCCTGGCATCTCGAAACGGCGCGGGCCTGGCTGGGGCAGCGTGAACGTTTTGCCCATGCCTGGCTGATCCATGGTTCGGCCGGGATAGGCAAGCTGGATTTTGCAGCGGCAGCCGCAGCCAGCCTGCTTTGCGAGTCTCCGCACGCAGGACTGGCCTGCGGCGCTTGCCCGGCCTGCGCCTGGGTATCTTCGGGGAATCACCCCGATCTGCGCCGTGTGCGTCCGGATGCGCTGGCCCTGGAAGAGGGCGCCGAAGACGCGGAAAGCGGCGAAGAAGACAGCGCGACCGCCGCCAAGAAAACACCGTCCAAAGATATCCGTATCGACCAGGTCCGGGCGCTGGAGTCCTGGTTCAATACGGCAACCCACCGAGGCGGCTGGCGGGTGGCGTTGGTATATCCGGCGCATGCGCTCAATGCCGTATCGGCCAACGCACTCTTGAAAGTCCTGGAAGAGCCTCCCGCGCACACCGTGTTTCTGCTGGTGGCGGATGCCCCCGACCGCCTGTTGCCCACGCTGCTGTCCCGCTGCCGCCGTCTGCCTCTGGCCATGCCGGACGCGCAGACCGCCCGGCGCTGGCTCGAGGAGCAAGGCGTGAACCAGGCCCAGGATTGGCTGGCGGCCGCCGGAGGCGCTCCGCTGGCGGCGCGGCGTCTGGCGGCGCACTCCGACACGCCGGTGCCCGTTTGGCTGCGTAGCCTGATCGACAGCCTTGCGCCGGGCCGTATGGCCGATGTGGGCGCCTTGGCCGAGTCGCTGGAGAAGCTGCCGGCCGCTGAATGGCTGGACACATTACAGCGTTTTTTCACCGACCTGAATCTGGCCGCGCATGGCGCCGCACCCCGTTACTTTCCCAGCCTGGCGAGCGGGATGGCCACTATCGCTTCCCATTCCCAGCCAGCGCACCTCGCCGAAACGGGCCGTTGGCTGACTCGCCAGCGCGCCCTGGCGGGCCACCCTCTGAACGCCAAGTTGTTTGCCCATGCAGCATTGCAACGCGTGGTGCTATCCTGCCAGCCATAA
- the tmk gene encoding dTMP kinase, translating to MTMSPTGAVYPGRFITLEGVDGAGKSTHTTWLVDTLQERGFDVVSTREPGGTPLGERLRELLLTQDMGLDTETLLMFAARSEHLQHVIVPALARGAWVVCDRYTDATYAYQGGGRGLGAARVALLEQWLQPPLRPDLTWLFDVPLAVARARMAGERQLDRFEQEAEAFFERTRTAYHARAAAEPGRMHIIDASRPLDEVRRALEQDLLQFLANT from the coding sequence ATGACCATGTCGCCGACTGGTGCCGTCTATCCCGGCCGTTTCATTACCCTCGAAGGGGTGGATGGCGCGGGAAAGAGCACCCACACCACCTGGCTGGTGGACACCTTGCAAGAGCGTGGCTTCGATGTCGTGTCCACGCGCGAGCCTGGCGGCACGCCGCTAGGGGAGCGACTGCGTGAGCTGCTATTGACTCAGGACATGGGGCTGGACACGGAAACGCTGCTGATGTTTGCCGCCCGCAGCGAGCACTTGCAGCATGTCATTGTGCCGGCGCTTGCCCGAGGCGCCTGGGTGGTTTGCGACCGCTACACCGATGCCACCTACGCTTATCAGGGAGGCGGACGCGGTTTGGGTGCCGCACGTGTGGCCCTGCTCGAACAATGGTTGCAACCCCCTCTGCGGCCTGACCTTACCTGGCTGTTCGATGTGCCGCTTGCCGTGGCGCGCGCCCGCATGGCGGGGGAACGGCAGCTTGACCGTTTCGAACAGGAAGCCGAGGCCTTTTTCGAGCGCACGCGTACGGCCTACCATGCGCGCGCTGCAGCTGAGCCTGGACGCATGCATATCATCGATGCGAGCCGTCCGCTGGACGAGGTTCGCCGCGCCCTGGAGCAGGATCTGCTGCAATTTCTGGCGAACACATGA
- the mltG gene encoding endolytic transglycosylase MltG — protein MKKRIAFYFLLLLLLAVLAAAGAAASAWYWAQQPIKLQADRVDFVVDPGATPRAIARTLNAAGVPVWEPGFVWMARLSDMDKLIKAGGYQAINGDSPWMLLQRMARGDMSQRQITFVEGWTYRQIRAALRENPDVKQTLGETSDEALMDRLGSAIKQPEGLFFPDTYVFTPGSSDYDILRRAYEEGQRVLAATWERRDPDLPMATPYEALIMASIIEKETGHGPERARISGVFANRLRLGMLLQTDPTVIYGMGDAYQGRIRRRDLQTDTPWNTYTRAGLPPTPIASAGRAALLAAVQPEKHKFLYFVSRGNGTSEFAANLSEHNRNVSRFILGQGQNP, from the coding sequence ATGAAAAAACGCATTGCTTTCTATTTTCTGCTGTTGCTGCTTCTTGCGGTGCTTGCCGCCGCCGGGGCAGCAGCGAGCGCCTGGTACTGGGCGCAGCAACCCATCAAGTTGCAGGCGGACCGGGTGGATTTCGTGGTCGATCCGGGAGCCACGCCCCGGGCGATTGCGCGTACCCTGAACGCGGCCGGTGTGCCGGTCTGGGAGCCGGGCTTTGTCTGGATGGCGCGGCTGTCTGACATGGATAAGCTGATCAAAGCCGGCGGCTACCAGGCCATTAACGGCGACAGCCCCTGGATGCTGCTGCAAAGGATGGCGCGCGGGGATATGTCACAGCGGCAAATCACCTTTGTCGAGGGCTGGACTTACCGCCAGATACGTGCGGCTTTGCGTGAGAACCCCGATGTGAAGCAAACACTGGGCGAAACGAGCGACGAAGCGCTGATGGACCGGCTGGGCTCGGCCATCAAGCAGCCGGAGGGCCTATTCTTTCCGGATACCTATGTTTTCACGCCAGGCAGCTCGGATTACGATATTTTGCGCCGTGCTTACGAGGAAGGGCAGCGTGTGCTGGCCGCCACCTGGGAGCGGCGCGACCCGGATCTGCCTATGGCAACGCCCTATGAAGCCTTGATCATGGCCTCCATCATTGAAAAAGAGACCGGGCACGGACCGGAGCGGGCGCGCATTTCTGGGGTATTCGCGAATCGTCTGCGCCTGGGTATGTTGCTGCAAACCGATCCCACCGTGATCTATGGGATGGGCGATGCGTATCAGGGCCGTATCCGCCGCCGCGATCTGCAAACGGACACGCCCTGGAATACCTACACTCGGGCAGGTTTGCCGCCCACGCCTATTGCCTCGGCCGGCCGTGCTGCGCTGTTGGCGGCGGTGCAGCCGGAAAAGCATAAATTTCTTTATTTTGTTTCCCGCGGGAATGGCACCAGCGAATTCGCCGCCAATCTGTCGGAACATAATCGCAACGTCTCCCGTTTCATTCTTGGGCAAGGGCAGAATCCATGA